The Erigeron canadensis isolate Cc75 chromosome 4, C_canadensis_v1, whole genome shotgun sequence genome window below encodes:
- the LOC122598378 gene encoding probable carboxylesterase 7: METSAEEIAVDIPDLIRIYKDGHFEKFHVPGSDIVPPGIDPSTGVNSKDVVYSPETNMFARLYIPKNATPTRKLPLLTFIHGGGFVIGTAASSLYHNFLNLLVSEANVAVVSVEYRLFPEFQLHIAYGDSWEAIKWVERHVNGIGPEPWLNEYVDFEKVFLAGDSAGANIAHQMAIRVGSNSLDGMRFQGAILLHPYFWGKERVGTESEWMEPTMIRYLDNIWDVLKPEGSPGLDDMLINPGMDPRIVSMGVSEILVCVAGDDFMRERDRNYKKLIEESGWKGKLEVVEHKGEGHVFFYNNLLSENAIALRTRVSAFINKT; the protein is encoded by the coding sequence ATGGAAACTTCAGCAGAAGAAATTGCCGTAGATATTCCTGACCTTATTCGTATATACAAAGATGGTCATTTCGAGAAATTTCATGTTCCTGGTAGTGATATTGTTCCACCCGGAATAGACCCTTCTACCGGTGTAAACTCGAAAGACGTTGTGTACTCGCCTGAAACCAACATGTTTGCTAGGCTTTACATTCCAAAAAATGCAACCCCAACCCGCAAACTGCCTCTTCTAACATTCATCCACGGGGGAGGGTTTGTAATCGGAACCGCGGCTTCATCTCTTTATCACAACTTCCTCAATCTCCTTGTTTCGGAAGCCAATGTTGCTGTTGTCTCCGTGGAGTATAGGCTCTTCCCCGAATTTCAACTTCATATAGCTTATGGTGACTCGTGGGAGGCGATCAAGTGGGTCGAGAGACATGTTAATGGGATTGGTCCAGAGCCATGGTTAAATGAATACGTGGATTTTGAAAAGGTGTTTCTTGCAGGGGATAGTGCAGGAGCTAACATAGCTCACCAAATGGCAATCCGGGTTGGGTCCAATAGTCTGGATGGTATGCGGTTCCAGGGTGCTATTTTGCTCCACCCGTACTTTTGGGGAAAAGAACGGGTGGGGACAGAATCTGAATGGATGGAACCTACAATGATCCGGTATTTGGATAACATATGGGATGTGTTGAAACCGGAAGGTAGTCCTGGGTTGGATGACATGTTGATCAACCCGGGTATGGATCCGAGAATAGTGAGTATGGGTGTCTCCGAGATTTTGGTTTGTGTGGCAGGGGATGATTTTATGAGGGAAAGAGATCGAAATTACAAAAAACTGATTGAAGAAAGTGGATGGAAAGGGAAATTGGAGGTGGTAGAACACAAAGGGGAGGGGCatgtatttttttacaataaccTTTTATCTGAAAACGCTATTGCTTTACGAACTAGAGTTTCTGCTTTCAtcaataaaacttaa
- the LOC122598379 gene encoding probable carboxylesterase 7 produces MDTSAEEIAMDIPNLVRVYKDGHFEKFYVPDIVPTGIDPSTGVNSKDVVYSPETNMFVRLYIPKNATPTRKLPLLIFFHGGGFIIESAASSLYHNFHNLLVSEANIVAVSVEYRLAPEFQLPIPYEDSWEAIKWVEKHVNGTGPEPWLNDYVDFEKVFLAGDSAGGNIAHHMSIRVGSNTLDAMRFQGAILLHPYFWGKERVGTESEWMEPTMVSYLDSIWDMVKPEGSPGMDDPLINPDLDPRIAGMGVSKMLVCVAGDDFMRERDRNYKKVIENCEWKGKLEVAEDKGEGHVFFLKNPSSKNAISLRTRVSTFINKT; encoded by the coding sequence ATGGATACTTCAGCGGAAGAAATCGCTATGGATATCCCTAACCTGGTTCGTGTATACAAAGATGGGCATTTCGAGAAATTTTATGTTCCTGATATCGTTCCAACCGGAATAGACCCTTCTACCGGGGTAAACTCGAAAGATGTCGTGTACTCGCCTGAAACCAACATGTTTGTTAGGCTTTACATTCCAAAAAATGCAACCCCAACCCGCAAACTGCCTCTTCTAATATTCTTTCACGGGGGAGGGTTTATAATAGAATCCGCGGCTTCATCTCTTTACCACAACTTCCACAATCTTCTTGTTTCGGAAGCCAATATTGTTGCTGTGTCTGTGGAGTATAGGCTCGCCCCCGAATTTCAACTTCCTATACCTTATGAAGACTCGTGGGAAGCGATCAAGTGGGTCGAGAAACATGTTAATGGGACTGGGCCAGAGCCATGGTTAAATGATTATGTGGATTTTGAAAAGGTGTTTCTTGCAGGAGATAGTGCAGGAGGTAACATAGCTCACCACATGTCTATCCGGGTTGGGTCAAATACTTTGGATGCAATGCGGTTCCAGGGTGCTATTTTGCTCCACCCGTACTTTTGGGGAAAAGAACGGGTTGGGACAGAATCCGAGTGGATGGAACCTACAATGGTCTCGTATTTGGATAGCATATGGGATATGGTAAAACCGGAAGGTAGTCCAGGGATGGATGACCCGTTGATCAACCCGGATTTGGATCCAAGAATAGCGGGTATGGGTGTTTCCAAGATGTTGGTTTGTGTGGCAGGGGATGATTTCATGAGAGAAAGAGATCGGAATTACAAGAAAGTGATTGAAAATTGTGAATGGAAAGGGAAATTGGAGGTGGCTGAAGACAAAGGGGAGGGGCATGTGTTTTTTCTTAAGAATCCTTCATCCAAAAATGCTATTTCTTTGCGAACTAGAGTCTCAACTTTCATCAATAAAACTTGA
- the LOC122597472 gene encoding probable carboxylesterase 5 — protein MDSSSAASDIAKDITNFIRIYKDGHFERSYVFDVVPPGIDPSTGVNSKQVVYSPETNMFARLYIPKNATQTRKLPLLIFFHGGAFIVESAASSLYNNFHNLVVSEANIVVVSVEYRLAPEFKLPIAYEDSWNSIKWVEKHVNGNGPESWLNDYVDFEKVFIGGDSAGGNITHHMAIQSGLGRLDGITDWK, from the exons ATGGATTCATCATCAGCAGCAAGTGATATAGCCAAAGATATAACCAATTTTATTCGTATATACAAAGATGGTCATTTTGAAAGATCATACGTTTTTGATGTTGTTCCACCCGGAATAGACCCTTCTACCGGGGTTAACTCAAAACAGGTCGTGTATTCACCCGAAACCAACATGTTTGCTAGGCTTTACATTCCAAAAAACGCAACCCAAACCCGTAAACTGCCGCTTCTAATCTTTTTTCACGGGGGTGCATTTATTGTAGAATCCGCAGCTTCGTCTCTTTACAACAATTTCCATAACCTCGTGGTTTCGGAAGCCAATATTGTTGTTGTCTCCGTAGAGTATAGACTTGCACCCGAATTTAAACTTCCTATAGCTTATGAAGATTCGTGGAATTCAATCAAGTGGGTTGAGAAACATGTTAATGGGAATGGTCCCGAGTCATGGCTAAATGACTACGTGGATTTTGAAAAAGTGTTTATTGGTGGGGATAGTGCCGGGGGTAATATAACGCACCATATGGCGATCCAATCTGGGTTGGGTCGCCTAGATGGAAT AACGGATTGGAAGTGA